The uncultured Fretibacterium sp. DNA window CGACGCGCCCCTCGGCCGCCGAGACGCCGGGCAGTGCGGCGAGGGTGTCGATCAGGAAGCGCGGCGCGCGCTTGACCGGCGCGAACACGTCGGCGAACCGACAGCTCTCGTAGTAGGCCCGGCAGGTCTCCCGGATGGAGACGTGCAGGCCCGACATCATGACCAGCACCATGACCCCCATGGCCACGACCGCGCCGATGGCGGTGACCTGTCCCTTCATCCTCCAGAGGTCCCGGATGAGCTTCCGGTCCAGGGTCCGCAGCGGGATCACCATTCGATGGCCTCCGGATCGCTTCGCTCCGCGTTCTCGACGATCGAGCGGATCGCCCCGTCCGCGAAGTGGATCACCCGGTCCGCCATGCCGGCCGTCGCCGCGGCGTGGGTCACGATCAGGACGGTCGTCCCCAGTTCATTGTTGACGTCCGTCAGGACCTTCAGCACGGCCCGTCCGGTGCTGCTGTCGAGCGCCCCCGTGGGCTCGTCGCAGAAGAGCACCGTCGGCCGCTTGGCCACGGCGCGGGCGATGGCGACGCGCTGCTGTTCCCCGCCGGAGAGCTGCGAGGGGAAATGGTCCAGCCGCCCTCCCAGACCCACGAGCGCAAGGGCCTCGTCCGGGGACATCGGGTTGGGGGCGATCTCCGCCACCAGTTCGACGTTCTCCCGGGCGGTGAGGCTGGGCATGAGGTTGTAGAACTGAAAGACGAACCCCACGTGGTCACGCCGGTAACGGGTGAGCTGGGGCTCTGCCATGGCGCCGAGGTCCGAACCGCGGAAGCGCACCGTGCCCGCCGTCGGGCGGTCCAGTCCGCCGACGACGTTCAGCAGGGTGGTCTTACCGCTTCCGGAGGGCCCCAGCAGGACGACCAGCTCCCCCTCGCGGATCGTCAGGTCGATCCCCCGCAGGGCGTGGACGGCCGCCGTCCCCTCCCCGTAGACCTTCATCAGGCCCTCGATCTCGAACACCGGGGCCCCACTTTCCCTTTCCTTCGGCTCCCTCTTCAATCGAATCCTACCTCCGTTCCGCTGGAGATGCACAGCCTGACAACCCGAACG harbors:
- a CDS encoding ABC transporter ATP-binding protein, coding for MKREPKERESGAPVFEIEGLMKVYGEGTAAVHALRGIDLTIREGELVVLLGPSGSGKTTLLNVVGGLDRPTAGTVRFRGSDLGAMAEPQLTRYRRDHVGFVFQFYNLMPSLTARENVELVAEIAPNPMSPDEALALVGLGGRLDHFPSQLSGGEQQRVAIARAVAKRPTVLFCDEPTGALDSSTGRAVLKVLTDVNNELGTTVLIVTHAAATAGMADRVIHFADGAIRSIVENAERSDPEAIEW